Within the Zea mays cultivar B73 chromosome 10, Zm-B73-REFERENCE-NAM-5.0, whole genome shotgun sequence genome, the region TACTTGATTAATCTGCTTTTTGGCTGAATATCCTTGTTTTAACCGTTTCTTGCTAGATATGGCCCGACGGTGCTCTGATCTTGAAGAGAAATATTCTCAAGGTTATATGGActtggcccgggtttctgcttccctgaatgatgccaacatgttgaattcctctctcaatgcgcagcttgactctgaaaaggtggccAGTGAATTAAGCTTTACTTGATTTTCTCTGATGTGTTCTTACTGCATGCTTGATGTTTAAGAACTaattcttgtctgcaggaggaaaaaTGTGCCCTTGCAACTTCCCGTGACAACCTTGACAAGTTGTATCGCGATGCCAGCAAttctttgactatcttggagaggagccatcggttCACCATGGAGGACTTGGATAATCACCGTTACAAGCTGCAAGAGTCCCTGGATGATATGATTCGtcttaggcaattggtgtcgagcaaagaTTCTATCATCAAGGATCTGTGCGTTTCCAAAAGAttagtcgtccaggagctagaagctgcttggctggctgtcaaggctgctgaagacacTTCCGCTACTTTGAAGGCCCAGCGCggcaaggctatggacaaagccattcgcgcggggcggatcttgatgaggagacccggtgtgattgttcctgacgacatagttgcagatgtgaatgctgctcctgattcttcgagtcgcccttcttcatcggtcgctcctgagaaaaacattaccAAGTAAAAACACTGAATGCATTGTGTATGTGGTTAGTGTGCTCGAATATTCTGTCAGAAAGTGTTTTCAGTACTGAATGCCATTATTATTTTCCTGTTGTTAGAATCCAACAGTAGTTACAATTGCGGAAGTAAATGCAgtgtgatgattttgaaacttcttcttatttcgcgaggcatagagatcgccctaagatgagtaatcGCAAACGTGCTTGTGTTGGATCGAGTACACGTGAGCACGCCGTGGCGATTTAAGTCACTACCGACTTAAACCGACTGCTCTGTTGGTAGGATATAGTGGTTACCCTGAGTtacgcgtgagcatgtcacaccgccttaagtcgtcgccgacttaagtcgattgctccgttagtagggtatagtggtcaccctgagttaagtaagcgtgagcatgtcacactgccttaagtcgtcgccgacttaagttgattgctccattagtagggtatagtggtcaccctgagtcgagTAAGCATGCAGGTTGACAGTAAACAGTTTGAGTGCGtttgagaatgaagtctttttattgatgatgtatttcCCAATTTACAGAATACAAGGCCGTCCCAgtagcttttgaaatctagctaggggtaaaacttcctgagatgttctatattccatgagttcccattTCTGTGCCGTCTATTTGAGTAAGACGATATGATctaggccgagtgacttctgttactatgaatggcccttcccatagcggcgacaatttgtgtcgtccctcctccgttagaattcggtggaggacgagatctctcactgcgaaggatcgatgccgtatggctttatcatgatagcgcctcagagtttgctgataccggGCTCACTGAATCactgtattcaatcgttcttcttctagtacaTCAACATCATCCAGTCTAGTagtctcagcttctgctatgttttcaaagattaatctcggtgccccaaacttgagatcagcgggtagcactgcctccgaaccatagaccataaagaaagaagtgtttccatgcagagcccagctaggttgagttctcaggctccagacaACATATGgtaactctctgatccactttcctgcgaacatttcattcttgtcgaagactttctttctgagcgcctccaatatcatcccgttggctctttctacttgcccgttggctcttgggtgcgccaccgaggcatatttgacctgaatgcttttttgttcacaaaaatcgaagaactctgagcttgtgaaattggatccaaggtcggttatgatgctattcggtatcccgaacctgaatattatgtcctgtatgaattccactaccttagctgaagttagagaagcaatgggtttgaactctatccacttagtgaatttgtcgatagcaactagtacatgagtgtatcctccttgagctttcttgaaaggtccaatcatatctagtccccagcacgcgaacggccaagttacaggtatggtttgcagttgctgtgctggtagatgctgctgttttgataagtactgacaagcttcgcatctctggactaactcggctgtatCACTCTTtgtcgttggccagtagaaaccagacctgaagaccttcccaaccagagtcctggatgttgcgtgtatcccgcattgcccagcatggacctcatctagcagttgcttcccagtagtcgAAAGAATGCATTttatgaggactcctgatgcgcccttctgtatagtgtttccccaatgagagtataatgagctgactgccttgcaatgcgctctgctgcatttttgtcatccggctcctcctcattctttatgtacctgatgattggctccctccagtcatcagaatctgactctggttggctcagaatatTGCATTCCTCTACCCGATCTATTGAAATTCTCGGGTGCAgtacttcttggacgaaaactccaggCGTGCCTGAGtctgactggatcctagctttgacaatgcatcagctgccgtgttgcggtctctctccacatgatgaaattccaaaccttcaaacttgtcttctagctttcggatggcagtgcagtatttccccatggaatcattcgagcaatctcattctttgtttatctgacttatgaccaccagagaatccccatatattatcagtctcttgatgcccagtgatatggcaatgttcagtccatgaatcaaagcttcgtattctggtgcattgttggacgctgggaatagcaattgaagagcatatttgagttgttcacctccaggtgcaatgaagaggatccctgctcctgccccctgcagcttcaacgagccatcgaaatacattcgccatacttccacAGTTTCTAGGTTATCTgacacttgttgctcggtccattctgatacgaagtcaactagtgcttgagtcttgattgtggtacgaggtcgaaactcaatgtcatgagctcctagttcacaggcccacttggctattcttccgatggcttctttattgtggagaatatcccctattggaaatccagtgactactatgactttgtgatcgtcgaagtagtgacagagcttgcgtgcagttagaagtactacatacaatagtttttgaacttgagggtatttcttcttcgagggacccaggacttcactgatgaaatagacaggatgttgcactgggtatgtgtgtccttcttctactcgctcgactactaacgcggtgctcaccacgtgcgttgtgcaagagatgtataacaaTAGATCTTTAGCCGGTTGAatcggcgtggctcggcgcggcgGTTTTAGCACTAGtgctgttgtcaggaatttcttcaatgcgtctagagcttcctgaGCCTCTGAAGTCCGCTGgaccttatccaccttcttgagcaacttgtagaacggtaggcctttttctcacagccttgatatgaatctgcttagagctgccatgcatccggtaagtctttgtactttcttctgtgatcgtggtgcttccattctcatgatagcctcgatcttttctgtattggcctcaattcccaggtggctgacaataaacccgagcaattttcctgatggtactccaaagacgcatttttaggattaagcttccattgatatcgccgtagactgttgaagaccagctgtaaatctttaatgaaattttctgagttttctgtcttgatcaccacatcatccacataagcttccacacgcttgccccagtggtcggctaagcatgtctgaatagccctctggtaagtcgctccaacgtttttgaggccaaacggcatggaggtatagcagaaggctccgaacggggtgatgaatgctgttttttcttagtcttcttttgccaggctgatctgatgatacccgaagtagcaatccaagaaagacaacatagAACACTCAACAGTtgagtctaccacctggtctattctagggagtccgaagggatccttcggacaatgtttgttgagatccgtatagtcgacacacatgcgccaatccactttattctttttgagtacaagaataggatttgctaaccactcaggatgtaacacttctctaatgaatccggctacgaccaagcgagccaactctgcaaggatggcttctctcttgtcgggcgtgaagcgacgtatttTTTGTCGGATCggtctcgcctgggggtagaccttcagtttgtgctcggccagttctctcggtacTCCTGGCATAtccacaggttgccatgcgaatatgtctcggttatcttgcaggaactagacgagcgcgccttcctatttgtcatccaggctggaactgatgatggcagtcttgcgctcatcggcgaacccgaggttgattctcttggtttcttcggtcggccgcatagaggtcacggcttgagcttcattcgcgggtaccgcgaggtcttcctcaggttttgagatcgcctgcgcagaagaagaagtcgacggtttggtggtgagggccgcctgaatggccactcgaaaacattctgcggcgccttagaagtcagcgcgcacagttatgattccttgtggtcctggcatcttcaatatcatgtacgtataatgtggaatggccatgaactttgccaatcctggcctgccgatgatggcgttgtacccgcagtcgaagtttgccacctcgaacctcaggaactcggttctgtagtttttcggagttccgaaggtgaccggcatgtagatgtatcTCAGTGGATATTCTCCCTCAGTCGACAtgatgccaaagaaaggagtgtccgactcatggagctctttgaggggaactcccaagccttggagcgtccgggggaaggtgacgttgatgttgcttcccccgtccactagtatCTTTTTTACcctgctttctcggatcaccggatcgacgaggagcaggtacttgcccgggtggtcgaagttgagccactaatccgcccgagtgaaggtgattggGTGCTtggaccatcgatacggggcgggaggtccaacggtcgccaccaatatctgacggtcgttgagcttttattgcctcttgctttcttgcgacccatgtccgtcgaagatgacgttgacttctccgtcgatgcgtgggaaggctccacctcctcccccctcctgctGTTGGCgttgtcgaggttctccaggtcctccTCATGGTGGGGAAGGCGacggaggttggaagggtcggtcgttccccacagaatgcttgaagtctctgcagttctgaagggtgtggcgcatgtccttgtggtacgggcactgggcatcgaggatgtcgtctagcgtgcgttcgcctccgcgaggtcctctcgggcgcgagaggcgggtggtccggcggcgtggacttcttcacgaggcctcttctcccaatgtttgtcgggttgttggttcgtgtaTCGTCGCGGTGCCACCGGTGCAGGATTTGCtcttccgatgaggtcctgagctcgttcgtcggtggtgatgtagaggttggcttcccggaacagctgctcggaggtagtcggcgctttctgcagtatggcgcggacgaaggccgagtcattagatccccggtagaagtcctcgatcactgctgcttctgcgacctcggggatacgatttctcatggtctgaaatcttttgaggtatgaccggagagtctcatcccctcggcgcttgatggttttgaggtcccatggctgcgtcgGTTTGTcgaagagagattggaagttggcggtgaagcaccgactgaaatcgctccagtcgtcgatgcggtgtcggggtaggtgtcgcagccattgcagtgcatcctgcccgatgacgataggcaagtatgcggtcatgacatcttcggttgccccagcggctcgaacggaggtggtgtagacggccagccagcctcccggatcctgcttaggctcgtacttgtcgatgttggagactttgaagttagggggccattgaatggccctgaggcatgGAGTGAGTGCTGATACTCCACGCGTGTCCTCCTATCGTCGATGATGATGTCTATCCTGAGGAGGGGAgttgttgtcgtggtgcctcgaccgtccccaggtCGTGCCACCAGTcaaagccgttgccgactcagttctagtGGCCAGACTCCGCgcagggatgccatgatcccggtcATATTCTTCCCAGCGTCGGATCtcattctcgtgtcgtcgttcgcgtgAGGCGTTGATGGAGATCTGTGCgtctcgccgactgttgatggcatgtcgtagatcgctcgacggatgagcgagaggtagaaggtggttggctgcccgagtgaacagccgccgatagcccttggcgtctggagtccgggggaggccatcggctatccgagccaatactccaccaacttcactcggtgtgttcatggctcgggcaaagtcggggttcaggttgcattCGAAAAGTGGATTCTCTCGGCGTTGCCTCGCTTCCTGCtcagcctgctcttgagcttgccgacggtcacgtcgtcgggaattcctcctTTCCATGAAGACCTGTTCTtatggagtttctcctatctctgagacctcgtctcgtgatacgggctgcaccgggtcccgctctctggcctcgtgatgtcgccgaatatttcggctTCGGTTCCTttgtcggcgggattcccgctgagaagGTTCTTCCCCGGGCGCAGTTGGTtaatcgtcggagacggggggcgactccactctcccgatgaagaggacatcggggtagaatggaactgCCGCTGTGAcgagcttctttctgttctcctttgaggacggaggcacCGAAAGAGCAGTTTGATAATCCTTTGCCTTGtttgcttcctttttccttgtgatccgtgtccatttttctgtcggagaggtggacaacggagttctccgggtagacggaccctcggctcctagcttgctgaaggtggtctttgctcggagcgctggaggttgcgctttttcctgcttcgCTCCGACTTTCCCGGAGATTTTTTAGGAAGACTTTCTCTTcggcggatccgcgatgcgatgtagagttccttcttcatctgctacggacgaaatggttccgaagcagaacacggacccaGGGCAGAGgacgatcttgtgctggaaagtgacggccattgagctagcttggatcagtgacaccacccttacctggcgcgccagctatcggtgttttgggtccgaccgtgcacccggggttgcccctcgaggtgctttttggagtaaaaaggtattaccgactgtagctcaatggtttgcGCTAGATGCATGAGAGACAGTGGACgattttgtacaggttcgggccgctttgagatgcgtaacaccctatgtcctggtgTGAGTACTTTGTGCAGTGAGTTACAAGGAGATTCTCTAATGCTAAGGATATTAGAGAactgggtggatggctaagtagtgagatgcttttgaggggatgccccctaggccttatatactcgaccgtggggcgttacatgtggatatgataacaacgtgagcctaagtaatagtgaaccaactgatcctatcttcctatgattccgcCGACCTATCCCTTATTCGGTTCTGATGTATGAGGGCACTGCACGAGAAGGTCAGATCACTGTTGCGATCATTGCTCAAATTCATCGGGTCGTCTGGTCTTGTGTCAATCCACTTCACtagacgttcctccccaggcccacgaagggatgaccttgcgaattattgggcccacgggcctttcgtgaggtcttttatccttccggtGGACcagggggatatccgtcccccacaaccATCAAGGTCAACAAGCACTCCACTTTAAAGTTCTTTTCGGGTATTGTCTCTCGCTTTGGGTCCCAGATAGGTTCATCACAAACAATGGTACTAAGTTTGCTAATAGCATTTTTGGTGGATATTGTGATGATATAGACATCAAGCTTTTGTTTTACTCGCCACACCACTTCCAAAGCAACATGGCTTGACTGCTTCTTCAGCAGCACACTAGCATTGTTGATGCTAGACCCTACAATAGCATCAATTGTCTAGGGGTTGGTGTCCTCCATGGAAGTGGCTTAATTACCCTTCGTGCCAGAATCCCCGTTGGTGGATGCTTCTTATCCATTATGACACCTAAGGTTGGTCCTGATAATTGTCCTACTAGTAAGGAACAATATGTGCCTTGTTGGCTCCCTCAAACCCTGTCAGTCGCATTTCAACTGTGTGGTGACATGTGTAGTTAAACAAGAAGAATACCCCCACCAATGTCAATAGGATGTTATCATCAAAAGAAAAAATAGAGGCCTTCGTGATCCCTGCTAAGACCCTAgtggggagctccaagtgggcccccCGCTAGACTTGTAATAGGTCCTCAATGCTGGAGTGTCTCCAAATTAGTCGTACATTCTCCTGCATTGGTATGATCCGCTACACTGTGAAGTGTGTGAGCATGATGGTGGATATTAGCCTCGCACCGATGAATTAGGTGATCCTTCCCAAGACCACCTTCAAGGCTATGTCCATCTCTAACAGGACCTCCCATCAGGCCTACTCACTTGTTCGCTCTCCCATTGGAATCCTTGTGGGCTTTTGGGATGATGGTGACATATATCCATGTCTCCCTCCAATGCTCCCACTAGCTGGTGAGGTCAagaaatgatgtatgatgtttgaggatttggccttGAGTGGAGTTAGAAGTAGAACCCCTTGAATGAGTTCCAACCATTCGATGACTAGAGAATGATGAAGTGGGGGACAATACCACAGATGGCCTCACCCCCATGAATGCATCACACAAGTAGATGAATGTTGATAAGGAAAGGATGGAATTAGGGCTAAGGTGCATGATCTAGAGCCTTAGAACTCTAGAATCTAGAGGAAGAGTCACAATAGTGGGACGTTTGTCCCAACCATCATGGAGGAGTAGAATATGTACTCCCATATTCTCTCTCAAGGCAtgtgttgtaacacccctggtgttactataactaaaacttgagcatgacatcatagcattggcattgcatatgtttgatacacctagagtgcattcactaggcaaaaatttcaaacaagttgtattgttttaagtgtttttgcaaataggaccctggataggaagctttaccctaaatagggattaaggaGGTAAGACTTAACCCAACTTGAGAAAATCCAAATATTTTAGGGTAATagtcataaaatatccccaaaaacaaagtggagtcacatttatacccctggatactagaaaccctaaatggaaccctcgaaaaccctaaaaccaaaccttaGGGGCCTACGTGCAAAAACTGTGCACCTTTGGaccaaagtgtaaaaactactatgtttaaacatattaagtcatttgggttacaaatatgtggatttgcaagttaaaccctaaagtTTTGggcttaagtgcaaaagagccacacttgaatctttttagcctaagtctgaaaacagggttataggctccactttggggctttgtaactttcaaagcatagggtttttgccctaggtcaccacatcaagtttgtagctcaatcataggagagcaactttgcttaaggttgtaagctCACTTGTTAAGGAAAAACCAGAGATATTtaagcctgaagtcaggctgtcagactAGCttagtctgaattttcagactaataatgaactgacatcaacttcaagccTAGATTCAAGCATGATCCAATGAGTTTTTGTGGCAGCATCATATGGCAATATTGTAGAGGGTATGTTGctttacaactttgatgcagatttTGGGTTAAGTTGCCATTCAAAATTAAGAGAAAACTAAGCTTCAAAAGGCTCTGTCAGGCGACTGAAGCAGatgcgccatggtacagtaacctgaaAGGATTAGAACGCCAGCGCGGCTTGCTCACCGCCGACGGATTCCTCCGCCGTGATTCGGGTCACCGGCGTTTGGATTCGTGCACCGGACTTGTGGATAGCGCCGTGGGGTTAAAAGATCGTCGTCACCGCTGGACTGGAAGCTACCCCGATCGGCCACGACACCCCTCCCCttggctcaccgcccgcggtaaagtGCTCGCCGTCGACTGCCGCCTCTCGGCCGTGTGCCGCGTGGCTCCACTCTTTCACCGTGTCGCCGTGACCTTCTCTGAActctccgtggctcaccggagttactgccacgccgttggccacgaactcacgcggccagtgcttcttcttcacctccgaccgccgcgtgtctcgtccaaattcgcggccaccgcccatccttcctataaattgagcccctgtCCAGCTCCGTGGGGTAGTCCGCTAGCTAACCACCGCTAATCGGTCACAATCATCCACTCCTCTGCTCGAATTCGGAGTTTCCCCCAATTCAAGCTTTCGCCACCGTGAAACCgagctcaccgtcgccagcccaactccggtcagCTCCCGTCCCCTGCTTCCTCGTTTAAGCTTTCTCACATACCCGTAATGCTCATAGACCTGCCCAATTGAAATAAACCGTCACCAATCACCAGGAACACGATGGGTTAGCCGTAGTACGTCCTGTCCTCGTGGGCAGAGCGAAATAGATCACCAAGCATGAAATTGATTGGGGGGAAATGGTCCTTAGAACTCAAATTTGGTTTAATCCAAAGCTGGGCACTAATCCTTGTCCCAATCGACCGGCGCAgacagctcgccggagctcggccgtgTTCCACGGCGTCGGGGACTTGAAACACAGAATAGATAGAAACCAGAGGGTCTTTTTGTGAAGCGTCAGTGACTTAGAAAAATAGTAACCGAACCTATCTCCAGTTAGCCAaaacgccgagggcctctgcgcaaactcgcctcgcgggcgcgggcgcgcgcgcgattTCGCGCggacctgggccgctgggctgaatccggcccagttctatttaatcattttcctttttctttttcagcagaactttagaaatgtgtagaaaactgtagaaaaatgctaaaattgtgaaactaattttcctaggtttgttattttccatagtatttatcaaaaataagtttgtgatttttagtgaaagtaagaaattttagggtattaaaAGTGGTTAAAatgttggttatggatttttagaaaacaaatggtaagaccaaaaatgcccaaaatttttatatgagtgttatacaatatttagaagccttgggtaaagtttgaattgatttggaccttgtttgatcaccaaaccccaaaacaccccccccccccccccccccccccgccctatgaactcctttaccgactccggaaaccctaagttcccggaactccgtgaaagaaagttgtattcaagatatagataataaatttatattatctttgcatcctcatgagcatcccatggcatccattcttatacctatgtatggttatgattagaacgtgaagaagaaatcgaagtaactgaagaggagacaccaccaccaccaccaccttcggagtctcaggccgggaatcatttctactttgacatttgtggaTCTAAGCctaattcacctgtgaacgaaggcaagccccggtgcatgcaacccctttccttgtgtttttaaatacttttcgcacacttaagtctagtgaaatgtgcattaagtttataggagttacatgaaaccctttgatgcattgctttccttggtatccatacctttatagatacttctgtgaagtatcaaaatatgatttacaaaaatgcttagtcttgcttagatcttgtggatagaggttgtccttaatttaactcgagaaaggatggcttctacctgcaagaatattttcttttggagcaatagtgggatcttactgcaaagttccccgtgatgctctttcatcctaaggaacagacacattcctaaggatggaactacttaaattgaaacttggggtaggaacaggtgatgttctac harbors:
- the LOC109942919 gene encoding uncharacterized protein; protein product: MAGQLRSQGASVPERALSLTHWNPVLLQQRVSDLEMANADMARRCSDLEEKYSQGYMDLARVSASLNDANMLNSSLNAQLDSEKEEKCALATSRDNLDKLYRDASNSLTILERSHRFTMEDLDNHRYKLQESLDDMIRLRQLVSSKDSIIKDLCVSKRLVVQELEAAWLAVKAAEDTSATLKAQRGKAMDKAIRAGRILMRRPGVIVPDDIVADVNAAPDSSSRPSSSVAPEKNITK